From one Lycium ferocissimum isolate CSIRO_LF1 chromosome 5, AGI_CSIRO_Lferr_CH_V1, whole genome shotgun sequence genomic stretch:
- the LOC132056279 gene encoding serine/threonine-protein kinase TIO — MGVENYHVIELVGEGSFGKVYKGRRKYTGQTVAMKFIPKHGKSDKDIHNLRQEIEILRKLKHENIIEMLDSFESPQEFCVVTEFAQGELFEILEDDKCLPEEQVQAIAKQLVRALHYLHSNRIIHRDMKPQNILIGAGSIVKLCDFGFARAMSTNTVVLRSIKGTPLYMAPELVREQPYNHTADLWSLGVILYELFVGQPPFYTNSVYALVRHIIKDPVKYPDNMSSTFKSFLKGLLNKVPQNRLTWPALLDHPFVQETLEDVEAREIRAAAATAKGSDATWRGKGDIQSTQLNVATPESKNHSQAVSGNGNIGSLQTEVHLKSPDVTVNASPEEFPGFSQPDDIVQSGCQVLDRLESNSRTVKGAKVIGQDNDALSAILVPLRNLCEESKVPGRDHDIVIINQSLRILSNLVAAGAINSSGTLDQIICVLLGFTSAVLKTRSSNGAELLMKSFSVTKKLLDICGGAIGSSCLGHWKTLLELYAQVINSLDDASGRVLSESTGCIAAMLFRVAQALKVSSSPPTLIGTLKELLDHASSSGIADLLISCLATSGSGSSNLLRAAAEACRALWLLVDAFELLSLRENRYHFPISCLRSPSLHRLDIKDHVRGPLLGRDSTKIIDAMTKAFLRSKAVQLAVYYCLHQRLEASICGGVQLILRCCLHSGIVGTILCGLPSSLPVTTVVSGGGDGTIVSELFSVLSSAKKSRGGEANTLVLHLSLLLATIAQCLKSSGRNSALFILTTSSRKQLTRLSDLAHYFSADVQSLCQPHSASAMLALASILSLETGCTVETNILDIAVPMIPRTAKLCEYLRNPANEQDGISMFSGMLSHWHGLRDGSIGLLDIRLKKEGPLAVQHSCASGIPQLLIDLLTGNITEVSSEESNFSKDQIGLSPTGVAWSISLLCQCLTGGVSTFRHILLKTEHIKVISDLILDMHLKLVKSWSGPGGGVDGVKDTINTVIDLLAFPFVAVQNGLGLPSATASVNSGFLLNVGSPGGRVCPEDKDMVKAIESHLGKYTQILLEVGVPGIILRCLEHMESKDIARPVAFLAKMTAHRPLAVQLLGKGLLDPRRMKPLLDGSCPGEVVLDVLMIVSDLARMDKAFYEYIDRAAILEFLKGLLTDKDPNVRAKTCSAIGNMCRHSSYFYASLAKCGIISLLIDRCADSDKRTRKFACFAIGNAAYHNDLLYDELRRSIPQLSYLLLSTEEDKTKANAAGALSNLVRNSNKLCEDIVSKGAMQALLKLVTDCSVVALSPSRKDTINESPLKIALFSLAKMCAHPPCRQFLRTSELFPVVRQLQQSPESTIANYASVIVKKVAEVH, encoded by the exons ATGGGTGTGGAGAACTATCATGTGATAGAACTTGTGGGCGAGGGTTCTTTTGGGAAGGTGTATAAAGGGAGGCGAAAGTATACTGGGCAG ACGGTTGCAATGAAATTTATTCCGAAACATGGGAAAAGTGACAAGGACATTCACAATTTAAGGCAGGAAATCGAG ATCTTAAGAAAGTTGAAGCATGAAAATATTATAGAGATGCTCGATTCTTTTGAAAGCCCACAAGAGTTTTGCGTTGTTACAGAATTTGCTCAA GGTGAGCTGTTTGAAATTCTTGAAGATGACAAATGTCTCCCTGAGGAACAAGTCCAAGCAATTGCAAAGCAGTTG GTAAGAGCACTGCATTATTTACACTCAAACCGTATAATACATCGTGACATGAAACCGCAGAATATTCTCATTGGTGCTGGATCTATTGTCAAG CTTTGTGACTTTGGTTTTGCACGAGCCATGTCCACAAACACAGTAGTCTTGCGATCCATAAAAG GTACACCATTGTATATGGCTCCAGAATTGGTACGAGAACAACCATACAACCACACTGCTGACTTGTGGTCTCTTGGTGTTATCTT ATATGAGCTTTTTGTTGGTCAGCCTCCATTTTACACTAATTCAGTTTATGCTCTTGTTCGTCACATCATCAAG GACCCAGTCAAGTATCCAGACAATATGAGCTCAACCTTCAAGAGCTTTCTGAAGGGCCTACTTAACAAG GTACCGCAGAATAGATTGACATGGCCTGCACTTCTTGATCATCCATTTGTTCAAGAAACATTGGAGGATGTGGAAGCTAGG GAGATTCGTGCTGCAGCAGCTACTGCAAAGGGATCTGATGCAACTTGGAGGGGGAAAGGAGATATTCAATCAACTCAGCTGAATGTTGCAACTCCCGAAA GTAAAAATCATAGTCAAGCTGTAAGCGGAAATGGAAACATTGGGAGCCTTCAGACTGAGGTTCATTTGAAGAGTCCGGATGTCACAGTCAATGCTTCACCAGAGGAGTTCCCTGGTTTCTCACAGCCTGATGATATTGTACAGTCAG GTTGTCAGGTTTTGGACCGACTGGAAAGCAACTCCCGAACAGTTAAGGGTGCAAAAGTTATTGGTCAAGATAACGATGCATTATCAGCTATTTTGGTTCCGCTAAGAAACTTGTGTGAAGAATCAAAAGTTCCTGGCAG GGATCATGATATTGTCATAATAAACCAATCACTTAGAATCCTTTCAAACTTAGTTGCAGCCGGTGCCATCAACTCAAGTGGGACTCTTGATCAAATTATATGTGTACTTCTTGGTTTCACGTCTGCTGTACTTAAAACCAGGTCATCTAATGGAGCTGAATTGCTGATGAAG AGTTTTTCAGTCACCAAAAAACTGTTAGATATCTGTGGAGGTGCTATTGGAAGCTCATGTTTAGGGCATTGGAAAACGCTTCTTGAATTGTACGCACAG GTCATAAATAGTCTGGATGATGCTTCTGGTCGAGTTCTGTCTGAGTCAACTGGTTGCATTGCAGCTATGTTGTTTCGAGTGGCTCAGGCTCTTAAAGTATCATCTTCTCCACCAACCCTAATAGGAACTCTAAAAGAGCTTCTAGACCATGCTAGCAGTTCTGGCATAGCGGACCTTTTGATTTCGTGCTTAGCCACATCAGGGTCAGGTTCCTCAAATTTACTGCGAGCTGCAGCTGAAGCCTGCAGGGCTCTTTGGTTGCTGGTGGACGCATTTGAACTTCTTTCTCTAAGAGAAAATAGATACCATTTCCCAATTAGCTGTTTGCGAAGTCCTTCTTTACATAGACTTGACATCAAAGACCATGTGCGAGGTCCATTGCTTGGAAGAGATTCAACAAAAATTATTGATGCCATGACAAAAGCATTTCTAAGATCCAAAGCCGTACAACTTGCTGTTTATTATTGTCTGCATCAGCGTCTTGAGGCTTCTATCTGTGGTGGAGTACAG CTTATTCTGAGGTGTTGCTTGCATAGCGGAATTGTTGGAACTATCCTGTGTGGTCTGCCTAGTTCTCTTCCTGTTACTACAGTCGTGAGTGGAGGAGGAGACGGCACTATTGTTTCAGAGCTTTTCTCTGTACTATCATCAGCTAAGAAATCACGTGGAGGAGAAGCAAACACCTTGGTTCTGCACTTAAGCCTTCTTCTTGCCACCATTGCACAATGTCTAAAGTCGTCAGGAAGGAATTCTGCATTGTTCATTCTAACTACATCTTCAAGAAAGCAGCTCACTCGGCTCTCTGACCTTGCACATTATTTCTCTGCTGATGTGCAATCATTATGCCAACCTCATTCTGCATCTGCTATGCTAGCTCTAGCATCCATTCTGTCTCTTGAAACTGGCTGCACAGTTGAAACTAACATTCTTGACATAGCTGTACCAATGATCCCTAGGACCGCCAAGCTATGTGAATACCTAAGGAATCCTGCTAATGAACAAGATGGAATAAGTATGTTTAGTGGAATGCTTTCACATTGGCATGGCCTAAGGGATGGATCTATTGGGTTATTGGACATACGACTGAAGAAGGAAGGACCATTGGCTGTGCAACACTCCTGCGCAAGTGGTATTCCACAGCTTCTTATTGATTTGTTAACAGGCAACATTACAGAGGTCTCTTCTGAAGAATCCAATTTTTCAAAAGATCAAATTGGGCTATCACCAACCGGAGTTGCATGGAGCATTTCATTGCTATGCCAATGCCTTACTGGGGGAGTGTCCACTTTTCGCCATATATTGCTTAAGACGGAGCACATCAAGGTCATATCAGATTTGATATTGGACATGCATCTTAAGCTAGTCAAATCTTGGAGTGGACCTGGTGGCGGGGTGGATGGGGTTAAGGATACAATAAATACAGTTATAGATCTTTTGGCATTTCCTTTTGTGGCTGTACAGAATGGTCTAGGTTTGCCATCTGCTACTGCTTCAGTGAATAGTGGATTTCTCCTTAATGTCGGTTCACCTGGTGGAAGAGTTTGTCCCGAGGACAAGGACATGGTGAAAGCAATTGAATCACATTTGGGAAAGTATACTCAAATCCTATTGGAG GTAGGAGTTCCAGGCATTATTCTTCGGTGTTTGGAACACATGGAATCCAAAGATATAGCCAGGCCTGTTGCATTTCTTGCCAAAATGACAGCTCACCGACCTCTTGCTGTTCAACTATTGGGTAAAGGATTGTTGGATCCTAGGAGAATGAAGCCTCTACTGGATGGTTCATGCCCTGGAGAAGTTGTTCTGgatgttcttatgattgtttcaGATTTGGCTCGCATGGATAAG GCCTTCTATGAATACATTGATAGGGCAGCGATCTTGGAGTTTCTGAAGGGCCTTCTAACCGATAAAGATCCTAATGTGCGTGCCAAAACATGCAGTGCTATAGGAAATATGTGTCGACACAGCTCCTATTTCTATGCTTCGCTG GCAAAATGTGGTATCATTAGTCTTCTCATTGACCGATGTGCTGATTCTGACAAAAGAACGCGGAAGTTTGCTTGCTTTGCT ATCGGCAATGCTGCCTATCATAATGATCTGTTATATGATGAGCTCAGGAGATCCATTCCTCAGCTGTCATATCTGCTGCTTTCAACGGAGGAAGACAAAACTAAGGCCAATGCTGCTGGGGCACTGAGTAACCTTGTGCGCAACTCCAACAAGCTTTGCGAAGATATTGTGTCTAAAGGAGCCATGCAG GCGTTACTGAAGCTGGTGACAGATTGTTCCGTCGTAGCTCTGAGCCCCAGTAGAAAAGATACAATAAATGAGTCTCCTTTAAAGATAGCACTATTTTCCCTGGCGAAGATGTGTGCTCATCCACCTTGCAGACAGTTCCTCCGCACATCCGAGCTATTTCCAGTGGTTAGGCAGCTTCAGCAGTCACCAGAATCAACAATAGCTAATTATGCCTCTGTAATCGTCAAGAAAGTTGCAGAAGTtcattga
- the LOC132056280 gene encoding uncharacterized protein At1g51745-like translates to MGSSETEGGMLECDTGSIVWVRRRNGSWWPGKILGTNELSASHLMSPRSGTPVKLLGREDASVDWYNLEKSKRVKAFRCGEFDDCIKRAEASQGMPPKKREKYARREDAILHALELERLLLEKKYGAGFSSTVKSNKSTADFVGRESVTSSEYLENGNGRHIEPKSHQVSTRSGVCLEDKGALNILSAEVPKDRNQLRVDVDNSGVLPRMRGLQDIALSTAASEHNHSPSLALNGTDQPVLDSSAHAVHDGSNNIYGLVNFEKRSMSEKRKPSEDALVEDILVKRRDRRRPLAHVLQGSENLPVSLPQPDSVSVSTSDTGKELPRVELLTKNSRSRSLAVEPSNSLSVGESHRSQIEFPTLKAEDNNCSRPVGLCQQNGSGSAEYTETDSTESDSMESDTDDELATLSDGAASIELEPKYVGRSEALPEHGSMSSEEVDDFTLAEGTSHPYHQESVSAGFGVSKWKLKGKRNNRSLNKRFVDSFDGDLARRPHMSAFKETGGYACLQDDLVTRSRVQMAGYGSKAPGRASRNMFSWGDLAWDDQPSVRGYWEEASECFDPMNSYRHVGGRTMLVDVDLKVQSSYQREHVPMISLMSKLNGQAIVGHPIQVETLANGSTESFLGDIDDDYPETLDYDTSLQPTWRTARRTASVRVPRPHSSASDNPEGIKRVQGSDHHRNVRKATVGGIQKANTTRKITSRSPIEKTFSRKPGKRVSLSSNQKIRTLSSIASQQKQSSDSNSSLVDGALKAETLPTVVACIPVKLVFSRLNEDLVGRRQ, encoded by the exons ATGGGAAGCTCAGAAACTGAAGGAGGAATGTTGGAATGTGATACTGGAAGTATTGTTTGGGTTCGAAGGAGAAATGGGTCGTGGTGGCCTGGTAAAATATTGGGGACTAATGAGCTTTCGGCGTCTCATTTGATGTCTCCACGATCTGGAACTCCTGTCAAGCTTCTTGGCAGGGAAGATGCTAGTGT GGATTGGTATAACTTGGAGAAGTCAAAGCGTGTCAAAGCATTCCGTTGTGGTGAATTTGATGATTGTATTAAACGTGCTGAAGCTTCCCAAGGTATGCCtccaaagaaaagagagaaatatgCGCGTCGAGAAGATGCAATACTTCATGCTCTTGAACTTGAGAGGCTATtgctagaaaaaaaatatggagcaGGTTTTTCATCCACTGTTAAGAGCAATAAATCTACTGCTGATTTTGTTGGAAGAGAGTCTGTGACATCATCAGAATACCTGGAAAATGGGAATGGGAGACACATAGAACCTAAGTCCCATCAAGTTTCTACTAGATCTGGTGTCTGCCTCGAGGACAAGGGTGCACTAAATATTTTATCTGCTGAGGTACCCAAAGATCGAAATCAACTTCGTGTGGATGTTGATAATTCTGGTGTACTTCCGAGAATGAGAGGTTTACAGGATATTGCTCTTAGTACTGCTGCTTCAGAACATAACCATTCTCCGTCACTTGCTTTAAATGGTACTGACCAACCTGTGCTTGATAGCAGTGCTCATGCTGTTCATGATGGGAGTAATAATATATATGGCCTGGttaattttgagaaaagaaGTATGTCGGAGAAAAGAAAACCGTCAGAAGATGCATTGGTAGAAGATATCCTTGTCAAGAGGCGCGATAGGCGACGCCCTCTTGCTCATGTTTTGCAGGGTTCTGAAAATTTGCCAGTTTCTCTCCCTCAGCCGGACTCAGTTTCCGTTTCTACCTCTGATACAGGGAAGGAGCTGCCTCGAGTTGAATTGCTTACAAAGAATAGCAGGTCTAGGTCTCTGGCAGTTGAACCTAGCAACAGTTTATCTGTTGGAGAGAGTCATCGATCCCAGATTGAATTTCCAACATTGAAGGCCGAAGATAACAATTGTTCTCGTCCTGTTGGCTTGTGTCAACAGAATGGTTCTGGATCAGCAGAGTATACTGAAACTGATTCAACTGAGTCAGATTCTATGGAATCAGATACCGATGATGAGCTGGCTACACTCTCAG ATGGTGCTGCATCTATAGAGTTAGAACCCAAATATGTAGGAAGATCTGAAGCACTACCTGAACATGGAAGCATGAGCAGCGAGGAGGTGGATGATTTTACACTCGCAGAAGGCACGTCTCATCCATACCATCAGGAGTCTGTCTCTGCTGGATTTGGGGTGTCTAAATGGAAACTAAAAGGCAAAAGGAATAACCGAAGCCTTAACAAGAGGTTTGTTGATTCTTTTGATGGAGATCTTGCAAGGAGACCCCATATGTCTGCTTTCAAAGAAACGGGAGGTTATGCTTGTCTTCAGGATGATCTGGTTACAAGATCCAGGGTGCAAATGGCTGGATATGGATCTAAAGCTCCGGGTAGAGCTAGCCGAAACATGTTCAGTTGGGGGGATTTGGCTTGGGATGATCAACCTTCAGTTAGAGGATACTGGGAGGAAGCTAGTGAGTGTTTTGATCCTATGAACAGCTACCGTCATGTTGGTGGCAGGACCATGCTGGTAGATGTGGACCTGAAAGTCCAGTCAAGCTATCAGAGAGAACATGTGCCTATGATTTCGCTGATGAGTAAGCTAAATGGGCAGGCAATTGTAGGACATCCTATCCAAGTTGAAACCCTTGCAAATGGTTCTACTGAAAGCTTCCTTGGGgatattgatgatgattatCCAGAAACATTGGATTATGATACATCACTCCAACCTACATGGAGAACTGCTCGCAGGACTGCCAGTGTTCGTGTTCCACGGCCACATTCATCAGCATCAGATAATCCTGAAGGAATCAAGCGTGTCCAGGGTTCTGATCATCACAGAAATGTTCGAAAAGCTACTGTAGGAGGCATTCAGAAGGCAAACACGACGAGGAAGATCACTTCCCGGTCTCCCATAgagaaaacattttcaagaaaGCCGGGGAAAAGGGTTAGTTTATCTTCTAATCAAAAGATAAGGACGCTTTCTTCGATAGCCTCACAGCAGAAACAAAGTAGTGATTCCAACAGTTCTCTAGTGGATGGGGCACTCAAAGCAGAGACACTGCCAACTGTTGTTGCTTGTATTCCGGTAAAGTTAGTCTTCAGTAGGTTAAATGAGGACTTAGTGGGCCGTCGTCAGTAA